The DNA window CCGGGGGGGGAATCCCGCCGGGGGTTGCCGTCTGCCAGCCGGTTGCTGCATCCGAAGAGGAGCTCCGGCTGATCCATACGCCCGAGCATGTCCGGATGATCCGGCAGTTCTCGGAGTTTGGGGGTGTTAGGTTCATCGATCCCGATACCTATGTCACCTCACGCTCGTTTGAAGTCGCCTCATATGCCGCCGGATCATCAATCAATGCGGCAGAACGCGCCCTTGATGGGGAGCGGCCGTTTGCGCTCGTCCGGCCTCCGGGCCACCATGCCGAACCGGACAGGGCGATGGGGTTCTGCCTCTTCAATAATGCCGCGATAGCCGCCGCCTCCATCCTGACGACGATGGACCGGGTCGCGATCCTCGACTGGGATGTCCATCATGGCAACGGCACCCAGAAGGCCTTCTACCGGAGTGACCGTGCCCTCTTCCTCTCGATCCACCAGAGTAACAGCTTCCCCCGGACCGGGTGGATCGATGAGATCGGGGAGGGGCCGGGGCGGGGGTACACCCTCAATGCACCGATTCATCCGGGGGGGACGATCACCGATTTCCGTCACATCATCTCGGAGATCTTCATCCCTGCGATTCAGCGGTTCCGGCCTGATGCCCTGATCATCTCGGCAGGCCAGGATGCACTTGACGATGATCCCCTCGCTGAGATGCATCTCGTTCCTGAGGATTACGGGGTGCTGACCCGTCTTGTGACCGATGCCCTCGACATCCCGACTGCCCTCATCCTCGAAGGGGGGTACGGGCCTTCGATGGGGAGATCCCTCGATGCCATCTTCTCTGCGCTGAAGGGGGATCCCGTCAGGATTCCTGATATCGGAGAGGTGCGATCAAGTACCAGGCGGATAGGAGAACTTCTCAAACGGGTGCAGATGTAGCAAAGGTTTATTGACTTTGGTACTAACAATGCGGGTATGGCAGATGCTATCATGCCCGGCCAGGCGGTCCGGTACGGCCCGACCGGGACAGTCGGGACGATCATCAGGATCGAAGAGATTGGTGGCCGGAAATTTGGCCTCATCGATACGACAGATCTCCTCTATCGTCTCGATCTCCTTGTCCCGGTCATAATAAGGGATGGAAAAGCGAAGAAAGCCCCCACCGACGCGCGAGAGGCGATCACTGAAGAGAGGATCCGCGAGAAGGTTGCCGCGGAGAGCGCCTGGCTCAATGTCGATGGGAGCTGTGAGGGAGGGGGATAACCCCTTACCTGTTTATCGGGATCGTCGTCAGTTTCACCGACTCAACCCCTTTCTGTGACATCAGGCGTTCTGCAACGGCTTTGATCTCTCCTGCATCCCCCCTGACCAGGATCACCTCAAGGCAGCGGTCATGGGTGACATGGGAATGGAGCGATGCCTGGATGAGGCTCATATAGTCGTGCTGGATCTCGGTGAGTGTCTGGATGAGGCCACGGTGTTCGTGTTCATAGACGATGGTGATGACACCCTGCCGTTCACCCTTGACGTCACTCATCCACTGGTAGTAGGTGATGTAGCTCCTGATGGCATCCCTGATCCCCTCGGACCGTGATGAGTACCCGCGTACACCGATGATGTCATCGAACCTGTCAAGGAGGTTCTTTGGAAGTGATATTCCAATACGTGATAATTCTGAATCTCCAGTCATAGACCTTCCTTAAAGTATCTACTGCCTGATGGGTTATTACAATTTCGGAAAAAACAGGGAGTATATGACATACAATGTATGTAGTGGCAGACCGGTGGGCGGCATCCCTCCCCCCCGCGGACACACTGAGATATTATCTATGAGAAGAACGATTATATAGGCTAGGGAGGTTTGAATTTCTTTGCATGATCCAACAATACCAACGATAAATATAGGCGTCGTCGGCCACGTCGACCACGGAAAAACGACGCTCGTCTCCGGGGTGACCGGCACATGGACCGATCGCCACAGTGAAGAGTTAAAACGGGGGATCTCGATCCGTCTCGGGTACGCCGATGCGACGTTTTATAAATGCGAGAACTGTGAAGGGCCGGAGATCTATTCGGCAGATGGCACCTGCCGCTCCTGCGGAGGAAAGGCAGAGCCGTTCCGGTCGATCTCGTTTGTGGATGCTCCGGGCCACGAGACCCTGATGGCAACGATGCTCTCGGGTTCTGCGATCATGGATGGTGCGATGCTCGTCATCGCGGCGAACGAGCCATGCCCGCAGCCCCAGACGAAAGAGCACCTGATGGCCCTTGAACTGACCGGGATCACCAGGATCATCATCGTCCAGAACAAGATCGATGTCGTCACCCAGCAGGCGGCACTTGAGAACTATAAGCAGATCAAGAAGTTCGTCAAGGGAACCGTTGCAGAGAATGCACCGATTGTTCCGGTCTCCGCCCAGAAGGGGATCAACTTCTCAGCCCTCATCGGTGCCCTCGATGAGACGATCCCGGAGATGGATCGTGACCCCGATGCATCGCCGCTTCTTCTCCTCGCGCGCTCGTTTGATATCAACAAGCCGGGTGTCGGGTGGAAGGATATCCGGGGCGGTGTCATCGGCGGGTCGCTCATCAGAGGTATCCTCCGCGATGGCGATGATATCGAGATCCGGCCCGGGCGACAGCATACCATCGAGAACAGGACCATCTGGGAGCCGATCCGCACCAGGATCACCTCGATGCATATGGGTGTGAAGAAGATCAGCGTCGCAACACCAGGCGGCCTGACCGGGATTGCAACCAAGCTCGATCCGGCGATCACAAAGAGCGATACCCTCGTCGGCCAGGTGGCAGGCCATCCGGATGCACTCCCCCCTGTCTGGGAGAAGATGAAGTTTAAGGTCACCCTGATGGAGCGGGTCGTCGGTGCCAGCTCCGAGCAGGTGATCGAGCCGCTGAAGCATAAGGAGCCGCTGATGCTCTCCGTCGGGACGGCGGTGACGGTCGGTATCGTCACCGGGGCGAAGAAGGATATCGTCGATGTCATCCTGAAGCGTCCCGTCTGTGCCGAGCTTGGATCCCGTATCGCCATCTCGCGGCAGGTGGGTGGACGATGGCGACTGATCGGGATGGGAATCCTCACCGAGTAGTGATTCTGCTGGATACAAATGCACTCCTCATCCCGTCGCGATCCGGTGTTGATATCTTCTCCGGCCTCCTTGAGATCGTCGGGGCATTTGAGCCGGTCGTTCCGGCCGAGGTGGTGAGTGAGCTGCACGGGCTTGCACAGGGAAGGGGGAAGTCGGCAGCGGCGGCACGTTTCGGCCTCACGCTCGCCTCCCGGTGCAGAATCCTCCCGAAACGGGATGAAGAGGTGCCGGCCGATGCGATCATCTCCCTCCATGCAGGAGAGCTCTCCTGCCCGGTACTGACAAACGACCGAGAGTTAAAGGAACGCCTCTTTGAAGAGGGGGTTCCTGTTATAGTATTACGAAACCAGAAACGATTGGAACTCATCAGAAAGTAGGAGAGCCTATGTATTACAAACTGAAACTGAACGATAAGGTTCGTGTTCCTGCCCACCGCCTGGGAGAGGATCTCAGGGTCGTCCTCCTTGATGTCCTTCAGGAGCAGCTCGAAGGGAGTATCGACAAGGATCTTGGGATCTTCATCGCCGTCACCGCAATCGACCAGATCGGTGAGGGGGAGATCATCCCGGGTGACGGGTCCGTCTACTTTGATACAACCTTCGAGGCGATTGCGCTGCGGATCGCCCTCCAGGAGATCCTTGAGGGGCTCGTCGTCGAGACGACCGGGTTTGGCGCTTTTGTGAGCCTCGGCCCCATCGATGCGATGCTCCACGTCAGCCAGATCTCAGATGACTATATCAGCCATGATGAGAAGAACTCCCGCCTCGTCTGCCAGCAGACGAACCGGACGATCGGTGTCGGCGACACCGTCAGGGCACGGATCGTCGCATTATCCCTCAACGAGCGGGAGCCGCGTGAAAGTAAGATCGGCCTGACGATGCGGCAGGCAGGCCTTGGATCCGCGCAATGGCTTGAGGACGAACACCAGAAAGAGCTTTCGGAGAAGACAGACCATGGCCGCACGTAAGAAGGTCGATCATGTCTGCCGGAAGTGCCACCGGGTTCTTGACGCAGATAAGGAGGCATGCATCATCTGTGGTGACAGCAGCCTCTCCACAGACTGGCAGGGATACCTGATCATCATCGACCCGAAGCGATCCGCGATCGCAGAGAGGATGAATATCGACCTTCCAGGAAGGTATGCATTGAAGGTTCGTTGATGCTCAGGCTTCCCGATGAGTTCCGCGACCTCTTCAAGAGGCCTTTTGGAATACTTTTTGCAACCATCGACGAGGTGATCCCCCACCTCTCCGGGCGAACAGTCTGCACCGTCGGGGATGTCGTCACCGACTCGCTCCTCTCGCGCGGCATCTACCCCGATATTGCGATCATCGACGGGTACACGATGCGGTCACCGTTTCTGAAGACGCCGCTGTATGCAGGGGCGCGGACGATCAACGTCGCCAATCCTGCAGGAATGATCACAGACGAGCTCATCTCCGGGCTTCAGGATGCCGTCTCTGATACACCGGCTCTCGTCTTCGTCGATGGTGAGGAGGATCTCGCCGTGATCCCCCTCGTCCTGGCTGCCTCCGATGGGACGGTCATCCTCTACGGCCAGCCGAATGAAGGGGTCGTCATGCGGGTCGTCGATGAAGAGGCCCGGATGGAGGCGAGGAAGCTCCTCACCTTCTTCGTCGAGGTTAACGCCACTTTTAAATAACTACCATGTCAATAGTTCTGGGATACCGATGGAGATCACTATCACAAACGATACAAGGAACGAGCTCCTCTACCGCAAAGAAGTGGAGTTCACCATGACCTATGAGGGCGCAACCCCTTCAAGGAAACAGATCATCGGGAAGATTGCCGCACTTCTCAATGCAAAGGAAGAGACGATGGTCCTTGACCCCGTCAGAACACGGTTTGGATCCGGTGATGCAGCCGGGAATGCACGTATCTATGATACCGTCGAGGCACGTGACCGGACCGAGCGTTCATATCTGATCAACCGTGGCCAGCCGAAGGCAGAAGCGGAGGAGTAAGGGATGGTAGCACGTTACAAGCTCTACTCCATCGAAGGTGAGAAGGCAGTCGCAGGAAAGCGCCACTGCCCACGCTGCGGACCCGGCGTCTTCCTTGCCGAGCATGCCGACCGTCAGGCATGTGGAAAATGCGGTTTTACCGAATTTAAGAAGTAACAATACATGCCTCGCATCGGGCAGGTACTGGGGATTGAAGGGACAGCATGGAACCTCAGTGCCGCTGTTTTTGATGATGATCTTATCTCACTGAGATCATCTCCATATATTCCACCTCATGGCGGTATTCACCCCCGTGAGGCCGCGCAGCATCATGCATCGGTTATGAAGGAGGTCATCGCGGATGCCCTTGCCGATGCTGGTGAGATCACCGGGGTCGCCTTCTCACAGGGACCGGGGCTTGGCCCCTGTCTCAGGACGGTTGCGACCGCCGCCCGATCGCTCGCCCTCTCTCTGGATGTTCCGCTGATCGGCGTCAACCACTGTGTCGCGCATATCGAGATCGGGAGGTTTGCAACCGGCTATACCGATCCGATCGTCCTCTATGCAAGCGGCGCCAATACCCAGGTCCTCGGCTATCTCAACGGGAGGTACCGGATCTTTGGGGAGACGCTGGATATCGGGATCGGGAATGGCCTGGATAAGTTCGCACGGTATCACGACCTCCCCCACCCGGGAGGGCCGGCCATCGAGGAGTTTGCGAAGGAGGGGTCGTATATCCCCCTCCCCTATACCGTCAAAGGGATGGATCTGGCGTTTTCCGGTCTCATCTCTGCTGCAAAGGAGGCGGATGCCCCCCTCCCCGATGTCTGCTACAGCCTCCAGGAGACCTCGTTTGCGATGTGCGTCGAGGTGACGGAGCGTGCCCTTGCCCATACCGGCAAGGACGAGGTGATCCTCGTCGGCGGGGTCGGGGTCAATGCCAGGATGCAGGAGATGCTCGCCGCGATGTGCGAGGAGCGTGGAGCGGCCTTCGCCGTCCCCGAGCGGAAGTACATGGGCGACAACGGCGCGATGATCGCCTACACCGGGAGGGTGATGCTGGCAAGCGGCCAGACGATCCCGATCAGCGAGTCGCGGGTGAATCCCGGATTCCGGTCCGATCAGGTGGAAGTCGGGTGGCGCAGCGATACCGGATCGATCTTTGCCGGTGCACGGGACGGCGATACCGTCCGTGGAGCCGAGGCAGAGGTTGATCTCTCCGGGGACGATGTGGTGAAGCGGCGCCTGAAGAAGGGATACCGCCACCCCCGTCTTGACGCGATGCTGATCCGGGAGCGTACCCGTGCCGAGGCGAGGATCCTCTCTGCTGCACGGCGTGCCGGGGTTGCGACCCCGGTGATCCGTGATCTGACGGCAGATTCGATCACCATGGAGAAGGTGATCGGATCAGAGCTGAAGTACGTCCTTGACCAGGCCACTGCAGAGAAGGCTGGAACGGCGGTCGGGAAGCTGCATACGGCAGGGATCGTCCACGGCGACCTGACGACGAGCAATATGATCCTCCGCGATGGGGAGATTGTGCTGATCGACTTTGGCCTTGGCCAGATCACCGGCGAGATCGAGGCACGCGGCGTTGATCTCCATGTCTTCTTCCAGACGCTTGAGAGCACGATGCCGGATGCCGAGGATCTGAAGGCAGCGTTCCTCAGTGGATACCGGGAGACATTCCCCCATGCCGATGATGTGGTGGAACGGGAGCATGAGATCGAGCTCCGGGGGCGGTACCTCTGAAGATCACCGTCGTGACCGGCAACCGGCATAAGGTCGATGAGGTCGCCTCCTTCTTCTCCGGTATCGCTGAGATCGAACATCTCGATCGCGAACTCCCCGAGATCCGGGATGAGGATGTCGGAACGGTCGCCCGGCAGAAGGCAGAGGCAGCCTGGGATCTGATCGGCCGGCCCCTCATCGTTGATGATACCGGGTTCTTCATCGCCGCCCTCAACGGGTTCCCCGGGGCGACGGCGGCGTATGTGATGAAGACGATCGGCAATCCCGGTATCCTGAAGCTGATGGAGGATCAGGTGGACCGATCCGCATATTTTGAGACGGCCATCGCCTATGCATCAGAGGAGGGGGTCCGGGTCTTCACCGGGAGGATCGATGGAACGGTCCTCGGGACACCCCGTGGAGAAGGCGGGTTTGGGTATGATCCCATCTTCTCCTATGATGGCCGGGCACTTGCCGAGATGCCGATGGCGGAGAAGAGCCTCGTCTCCCATCGCGGCCGGGCACTTGCGGCATTTCGGGACTGGTTTGTATCAGGAATATAACAATGGTTAAGACGTTTTGGCGTCCACTAATAAGAACGCAATCTCGTGGTGTTTACTATGGCACGGTTTCCAGAAGCTGAAGCACGATTACTCAATGTCAAGGTCTGCATGAAATGCAGCTCACGGAACGCTATCCGGGCAACAACCTGCAGGAAATGCGGTTCCAACCAGCTTAGAACGAAGAACAAGGAACGGAAGGCATAACCGACCGCTCACTCAATTTTTTTTACGCGTTATAATACGTGACCCTCTTCCCGACCGAGCTGTACTCTCCGGCGAAGGTCTCGATGTTCCGTTTATACCCGATCCGATCGGTGATCCCAAAGTCACGGACCTTCTCCCGCACCCGCATCACCTCGTCGGTATCTTCCCAGTTACTGGTATAGACATAGATGACGAGACGGTCATCGCGGGACTGGGGATTTGGCTTTGCGGTGCTGACCTTGGCGGAGATACCGAGATCCCCGACCCATGTCGCATCCCGGATCTGCTCCCAGATGGGATCGGCCTGATCTTTTTCAAGGAAGATGAGCCATTTCCCGGCAGCTTCGGCATTGACCGCCTCGGGATGGCTGCCGGGCGCATCCTGGATGATCCAGTGCATCCTGACCGTACGTGACGGGAGGATTCCTTCGCCTTCACGGTAGAGGGCGGCGATGGCGTCTGCATCCCCGGGGTCGCTCCTGATCGCCTCTGCAAGCGGCGGGTATTCCCCCTCGAATGAGGCGAGTGCTTCTTCGCAGGCGGTTCTGAGATCATCGGGGCGGTGGATGAGATCAAAGAGGGGAGTATTCTTCGCCTCCAGCCTCTTGCCAAAAAAGATGGTGAAGATGCCAAAGGCGATCCCGGCGAGTGATTCGGTCTCCTCCATTGAACCACCTCTTAGATCGTGTTGAGCTGATCCTGTGCGATCTGTGCCGCCTTCTCACCCGAGAGGAGCATCCCGCCAAAGACCGCCCCCATCCGTGCTTCACCTGCGACGGCGTTTGCGGCCATACCACAGGCGATGACGCCGGGGAAGATCTCACGGGTGTGGTCGAGGATGTTCGTCTCCGCCCGCTCAGCCCACATGAAGCTCTCGCCATGGATGGTGATCTCCCCTTTCTTCTTCTTGATGCAGTGGGCGACGACGGCGTCATGGCCGGTTGCGTCGATGGTCACCTTCGCCGAGAGGGTAAGGGGATCGACATGGAGGCCGGTCATCTCGACCGGGGTGGAGGTGATGACGAGGCCCGAGACCCTGCCGTCCCCCTTGATGACGACATCCTCAACCGAGGTGAGATTGAAGAACTCTGCCCCGGCATCACAGGCTGCTGCTGTCAGTTTTGCAACGGACTCAACGGATGATGCGACATAATAGCCGGGCTCAAAAAGAGTCGATCGGATCCCGAAGTGATCGAGGAGCCGTTTGCCCTCCTCCTGGACGACGATCCGGGGGAAGGTCATGCCGCCGCCCCACATCCCGCCGCCGACGGAGAGCTTCTTCTCGATGACGGCGACCTTCTTTCCTTCTCCTGCTGCCAGGGCGGCACAGACCAGGCCGGAGGGACCTCCCCCGACGATGGCGATATCGAGATCCAGGTAGTCGGAGAAGATCGCTGCATGGGTCTGCAGGATCGCCCTGCTGATGGTCACTTCGTCAAGTTTCATCTGATTCCTCACCCGATATAGTGGTGTTTATCCTACTAATAGTATCGCGATCTTCGTTCGCAGGTATTATGAGTTCGAAAGAACAAAGATTAACGTATGGAATGGAAGCGCGACTATGGCCTCACCACGAGGATAATGTTTACGTGGTTTCTGCTCCTCCTCGTCTACCTCGTCTTCCTTGCCGCACTTCAGGCGATTTTGGGATTTTCGTTCCACCTTCTGGTCGCCATCGCCTTTGTGATGGCGTTTGGCCAGTACTTCTTCTCCGCCAGACTGGTGCTGATGAGTACCGGTGCCCGTGTGGTGGAAGAGGATGAGTACCCTGAGCTGCACCGGATGGTTGAACGGCTCTGTGCAATCGCAGACCTCCCCAAGCCGAGGATTGCGATTATGCAGTCCCCGGTTCCAAATGCCTTTGCAACCGGGAGGAATCCAAAGGATGGTGTCGTCGCGGTCACCGACTCGATCATGCGGATCCTGACGAAGGAAGAGCTGGAGGGAGTTCTTGCTCATGAACTGGCACATATCAAGAATCGGGATATGATGTCGATGACGATCGCAAGTTTCCTTGCGATGGCGGCAGCGTTGATTGTGCAGAACGCACTCTTTGCCTCCCTCTTTGACCGGCGGGAAGGCAATCCCTGGATGATCGCCTGGATCGTTGCGATCCTCGTCTATGTGGCGGCGACCCTCCTGATCCGGACACTTTCACGGTACCGTGAGTTCACAGCCGACCGGGGTGCAGCCTATATCACGAATAATCCACGGGCACTCCAGAGTGCGCTGATGAAGATCAGCAACCGGATGGATTCGGTGCCTGCGGAGAAGAAGCATGAGGTGGAGGGGGCAAACGCCTTCTTCATCATCCCTGCACTCACCGGCAAGTCACTGATGGAGCTCTTCTCGACCCATCCGCCCCTTGAGAAGCGGATCGCTGAGCTTGAGAAGGTCCAGGAAGAGATCCGGGGATACTAACCCCCCTTCTTTTCTGAAGCAGATTCGTAATCCTTAAATCTCTTCGGGGATAATAGTAAAGAGCATCGCATCGATGGTCTAGTGGTATGACTTTGGCCTTCCAAGCCAATAGCCCGGGTTCAATTCCCGGTCGATGCATCTTCTTCTGAGCATTTCGATTGGTTTTTATCATCGCATAGTACAAATCTGCTGATGAAATACTGGTGCTATGGTATCTGCCTTCTTCTGATCCTTGCCTGCGGGTGTGTCGCAGAGGAGGAGAGGGGGGAAGCCGGAGAACTTCGGGAGTATCTCCTTGCTGCCGCCTCCTATGCGGAGATGAACGGGAAGGATGCGGCTCTTGCCGAATTCGGGAGGCGGGATGGTGCGTTCACGTATGATGGACGGTATGTCTATGCCTATGATGACGACTGTATCCTCCTTGCCCACCCGTATGAGGAGGCGAGCGTCGGGCTGAATCGCTCCGGGTGGACGGACAGCCGGGGGCTCCCGGTGATCCGGATCGGATCTGATGTTGCACAGGCGGGAGGCGGCTATATCACGTACCTTTATCCACGGCCAGGGGATGCCGGGATCGATGAGGCGGCCTTCTCAACCTATGAGCTGAAGCTCGGCTATGTCCTTTCCGCAGGCGAAGGATGGTGGATCGGATCCGGGGTTGCTCTTGCCGATATCACCCAGGGCGAGGGCTATCCCCCGGTGATCCGGGATATGGTGGCACTGGTCGAGGACGGGGCCGCCTATGCTGAGCATGAAGGGACCGGGGCGGCCCGTGCGGCCATCTCTGATCCCGCCGGCCGGTTCGTAACAGGCGACGGCCACTACCTCTATGCCTACCAGTACGATGGGACGCTGGTCGCCCACCCCCATCTGCCGGAGCTGATCGGGTCAAACCTCATCGACCGCGAGGACCAGTATGGGATGCGGATGATCGAGAGCCTTGCGACGACGGCCCGGGATGGTGGCGGGTTCGTCGTCTTCATCTGGCCAAATCCTGAGGAAGGGAACCGCGATGAGCTGAAGATCGGGTATGTGATGGCGGTGGATGATGACTGGTGGCTCGGGTCCGGGGTGTACCTGAGTGAGGTGACGGGGGAGTATACCCCGATTCCGGCATGATGGAAGGGAGGTATTCCCCCTTCTTTGTTTGAAAAGGGTTATACGTCAGGGTGGAGAATAGATACAGGAAGAGGGACTCGTGGTCTAGCTGGTTATGACGCCGCCTTCACACGGCGGAGATCTCGTGTTCGAATCACGACGAGTCCATGCCTTTTTGTCGTCCGTTTGTAAATTCGGGCTCATAATGTCGCTTATTAGTATCGTTTTCTTGTCGGATGTCGTTTTAAGGGCATATAGCGCGTGATCTAAGAATCGGGAAGCTTTAAAGCCTTTTTCCTTGATGAAAGCATGGTGATCTGGATCTATGGTGAGAGAGATCCTTTTTCTAATTCGTTCAGGAATAGGTTATTTTTGTTTTTTAGGCTTATTTGTCATTCTCTTTCTCCTGTACGTACATGAGCGTACATATACGTACACTAAGATAAGCGGCTCAGTGGACAAATGACAGATGTCTCTAAGGTGGTGGAGAGGAGCAGGATCCGGCCGTGAAGGGCTGGTTCCTGTGGATCGATGCTGCATGTCGTCTGCTGATAGCGTGGATCCGGGTGAGGTGTATATTCCGGAGTGGGATCAGCTGGTTGCTCCTGATGAGATGGCCGATTGTGGGGGCTCCGGGGGGTGTGGGATGCAGGCGTGATCGTTCCCTGTGAGGGTTCGGCTTTGCGGCTGGGGATAAGAGTCAGGTAAGGATCCATGTTCCTGGCCTGCCTCCGTCTTATCTGGACCTGGCTGATTACGGCCAGGCCAGGGATCTTCCGGTCTATCTGGACGAATATCAAAAAACGCTTATCCCTGTTGATCAAGCGGATCGGCGTGTGGGCGTGTGGTATATCTCCCGGTCTGAAAAGGCGATCCTGTTTGCTATCCGGGGGCGGCGGTTCGGGTTCTATCTGATAACTGCGTTTATCGGGCTTCGTAGATCTCTCCGGGAGATCTGATTTCTCCGGATTTACTCTTTCTTTTTCTCCTCTTCTCCCTATTTTCTCCTTTGACTTCTCCTTAAGTAGAATCCGGGCCGGTGCGGCGTCTTACGTGCTCGCATGAATGGCAGCACAAAAACATAGCGGGGAGAAATAAAGTGTCCGGTATGCGGTAAATATCGGATAGAATTGATAAAGGGCGGTTCTAATGGATCAAAATGCGATAACAATAATGGATACAATAGCGACGGGGATCCTGTTTCTGTTGCTGATAGTGTGGCTCCTTTTTCTTCCTCCGATCCTCCGGCTGGTTTCTCGGTTTCTCCTGTGGATCGGGGATCGGATCCATTACCAGAGACTCCGGCGAGGGGATCCTCTGTGGCCTCTTAGGGGGCGGTTCCGGCGATAAAAACCTCTGGATCCTTTGTTATGGCGGTTCTTGCCGTGGTGTTCGTTGCCGGGCTGGCTGGGGCTATCTATTCGATCTTAAGGGCTCGATCTGATGAGGAGGAGATAAAGCGGGCGGTTGCTGCTACTGTTCCTCGGCGTTCTCCGGGGTCTTTGGGGTGGGCCTGATGTTCGGCGGGATCGATCTTCCTCTCCGGGGGGTAAAGATCATTGAAAGGATTATGATGATTCTGGCCTCCGGGCTCGGTTTGCGGAGACGGGCCGGGCCTCGATGGTGATCAGCTTAGAACGCTATACCGTAAACGTGGAGGTGATCGAAGATGGAAGGTTTGAATAAAACCGATATAACGGCGGATCTTATCATAGACGGGGATTTCATCGAGGAGGAGGAAGAAAAGGTTTCTGATGGCGGGGATAGGGTGGATCATCCGCTTATAGCGCTGATCGATATTGGGATCAAAACGTCCGAAGGATACCTTTAGGGCAAAGAGTTGCCGGGGCCTAATACGGCGCTCTGGTACTATATGCCAGATGGAGAGATCCCGGATGATCCTCGGATCGCTCTGGCTCTTGGTGTCGGGGGGCTGGCGCTGGCCTTTACTCCTACACTAATTGCGGTAAAAGGTTAGGCTGAGAAGGGGAAGGAGAAGGCGGCGGCGCTGGAAGAAGAAGATCATAGAGAGGTTGGGCCTCTTTCTACTTGGGCGGCTCGTCTGGATGGTATGAGCGTGTGGGGGATCTAATATGGATCTCTCTGATCTCTCCCGGCCGATTCATCGG is part of the Methanocalculus alkaliphilus genome and encodes:
- a CDS encoding translation initiation factor IF-2 subunit gamma; amino-acid sequence: MHDPTIPTINIGVVGHVDHGKTTLVSGVTGTWTDRHSEELKRGISIRLGYADATFYKCENCEGPEIYSADGTCRSCGGKAEPFRSISFVDAPGHETLMATMLSGSAIMDGAMLVIAANEPCPQPQTKEHLMALELTGITRIIIVQNKIDVVTQQAALENYKQIKKFVKGTVAENAPIVPVSAQKGINFSALIGALDETIPEMDRDPDASPLLLLARSFDINKPGVGWKDIRGGVIGGSLIRGILRDGDDIEIRPGRQHTIENRTIWEPIRTRITSMHMGVKKISVATPGGLTGIATKLDPAITKSDTLVGQVAGHPDALPPVWEKMKFKVTLMERVVGASSEQVIEPLKHKEPLMLSVGTAVTVGIVTGAKKDIVDVILKRPVCAELGSRIAISRQVGGRWRLIGMGILTE
- a CDS encoding histone deacetylase family protein; translated protein: MSGVCAIMGDIFSLHHIEKHPEAAPRLSRTGGGIPPGVAVCQPVAASEEELRLIHTPEHVRMIRQFSEFGGVRFIDPDTYVTSRSFEVASYAAGSSINAAERALDGERPFALVRPPGHHAEPDRAMGFCLFNNAAIAAASILTTMDRVAILDWDVHHGNGTQKAFYRSDRALFLSIHQSNSFPRTGWIDEIGEGPGRGYTLNAPIHPGGTITDFRHIISEIFIPAIQRFRPDALIISAGQDALDDDPLAEMHLVPEDYGVLTRLVTDALDIPTALILEGGYGPSMGRSLDAIFSALKGDPVRIPDIGEVRSSTRRIGELLKRVQM
- a CDS encoding GTP-dependent dephospho-CoA kinase family protein, whose amino-acid sequence is MLRLPDEFRDLFKRPFGILFATIDEVIPHLSGRTVCTVGDVVTDSLLSRGIYPDIAIIDGYTMRSPFLKTPLYAGARTINVANPAGMITDELISGLQDAVSDTPALVFVDGEEDLAVIPLVLAASDGTVILYGQPNEGVVMRVVDEEARMEARKLLTFFVEVNATFK
- the spt4 gene encoding transcription elongation factor subunit Spt4; the encoded protein is MAARKKVDHVCRKCHRVLDADKEACIICGDSSLSTDWQGYLIIIDPKRSAIAERMNIDLPGRYALKVR
- a CDS encoding type II toxin-antitoxin system VapC family toxin; the encoded protein is MATDRDGNPHRVVILLDTNALLIPSRSGVDIFSGLLEIVGAFEPVVPAEVVSELHGLAQGRGKSAAAARFGLTLASRCRILPKRDEEVPADAIISLHAGELSCPVLTNDRELKERLFEEGVPVIVLRNQKRLELIRK
- the nikR gene encoding nickel-responsive transcriptional regulator NikR encodes the protein MTGDSELSRIGISLPKNLLDRFDDIIGVRGYSSRSEGIRDAIRSYITYYQWMSDVKGERQGVITIVYEHEHRGLIQTLTEIQHDYMSLIQASLHSHVTHDRCLEVILVRGDAGEIKAVAERLMSQKGVESVKLTTIPINR
- a CDS encoding DUF2098 domain-containing protein, with the translated sequence MADAIMPGQAVRYGPTGTVGTIIRIEEIGGRKFGLIDTTDLLYRLDLLVPVIIRDGKAKKAPTDAREAITEERIREKVAAESAWLNVDGSCEGGG
- a CDS encoding DNA-directed RNA polymerase, whose translation is MYYKLKLNDKVRVPAHRLGEDLRVVLLDVLQEQLEGSIDKDLGIFIAVTAIDQIGEGEIIPGDGSVYFDTTFEAIALRIALQEILEGLVVETTGFGAFVSLGPIDAMLHVSQISDDYISHDEKNSRLVCQQTNRTIGVGDTVRARIVALSLNEREPRESKIGLTMRQAGLGSAQWLEDEHQKELSEKTDHGRT
- a CDS encoding 30S ribosomal protein S27ae — translated: MVARYKLYSIEGEKAVAGKRHCPRCGPGVFLAEHADRQACGKCGFTEFKK
- a CDS encoding 30S ribosomal protein S24e; amino-acid sequence: MEITITNDTRNELLYRKEVEFTMTYEGATPSRKQIIGKIAALLNAKEETMVLDPVRTRFGSGDAAGNARIYDTVEARDRTERSYLINRGQPKAEAEE